The sequence below is a genomic window from Methanobacterium sp..
CATGATTATAGCAAAGGGTCTTGGAAACTATGAAGGCTTAACTTCAATGCAATTAGAAGATAAACCTGTTTTTTGTCTACTTAATGTGAAATGCTCTCCAATTGCAAAGGATATTGGTGTAAATCTTGGGGATAACGTTGTTTTAAAACTCTAATCCTTTGGTTAACGTAAATTTTATATCCATATCCATAAATAATATAACCATGCAAAAATCAGCAGTCATCATTGGAATTATTATCATTCTGGCAATAGCTGCCTATGTAGCTTCAGCCCCCAAAAGTCAAAAAAATGTGGAAATACAAAATTCCAGCGTAAAATGGTACACAGATTTAAACTCAGCTTTTGAAGACTCTAAAAAAACTGATAAAACAGTCTTTGTGTATTTTTATACAGCATGGTGCAGTGCGTGCAGAGTATTTGATGAAAACACCCTTTCTGATCCGGAAGTTCAGGATAAATTGAGTAAAAATTACATTTCTGTAAAAATAGACCTGGACAAAAATCCCCAGCTTGCATCAGACTATAAAATTTACAGTATTCCTACACTGGTATTTTTAAATCAGGAAGGTAGTGAAATTAAACGGTATGAAGGCTACATTGATTCAAAAGGCCTTTTGAATCAATTGTAGTACATTCGGGAGATAGAAATGGATATTGGCCCATTAATTTCATTTTTTGCAGGGATTGCATCGGTTTTATCTCCCTGTGTAATACCCTTAATCCCAGTTGTTATAGGATATTCCTTATTAGAGAAAAAAACATCCCAGATAATAGCATTTGTTCTGGGGTTTTTCTTGATCTTTACAGTAATAATTTTTCTAACAGCAGTTTTCACGGCTGCAGTAAACTTTTATCTTTACTATTTTAGGGTTTTAGCAGCAATAATCATAATATTGATTGGAATTTACTTTATTTTAAATAAAAAATTCTTTAATATTTCGTATGAGCCAGTAAAACATGGAAATAAGGATGTTCAATCGTTTCTTATGGGATTTTTAACTTCCCTTGCCTGGTCGCCATGCTATAGTTCCTATTTAATTGCAATCATTGCCTACAGTGCATCTTCAGGCGATATTTTATACAGTTCGATGAATTTGACATTATTTGCAGCAGGATTTTCACTTACATTATTTATAATATCTTTACTGGCATCTAAAATTAATTTAAGCAGACTGATTGAATATTCTAACTACATAAGGATTGTCTCAGGACTAATAATTTTAATTGCAGGTATTTACATGTTACAACTCTTAATATAAAAATTCTGGGAGGGTAAGTATGAAAGTGGGATTTTTAGGATTTGGTGAAGTTGCATCAACATTATCAGCAGGTCTTTTAAAGAATGGGGTTGAAGTAAGTACATGTATTGAGAAGAGAAGTCCCAGAACACAGAGACTGGCACAGGAAACAGGTTTAAATTTATGTGGATCAAACAGGGAACTTGCAGAAAATTCTGACATTTTAATTTCAGCTGTAACTCCCGGAGCAGCAATTAGGACTGCGAAGGTCGTTGGAAAATATGTTAACGGAGTTTATGTGGATATAAATAACATTTCGCCTGTAACAGCTAAAAAAGCACTTTCTTTCATTAAAAATGGAAAAACAGTAGACGCATCAATTATTGGAAGCGTTAGAACAGGTTTAAATGTTCAGATTATAGCTTCGGGCAGGTTTGCCCATGAATTTACCAGATTAAACAATTATGGCATGAATATAGATGTAATTGGGACTGAAATTGGCCAGGCGTCTGCTTTAAAGATGTTAAGAAGTTCATTTACCAAGGGAATTTCAGCCCTGCTTTTTGAAACTCTTTATTCAGCTTATTCCATTGGAATTGACAAAGAAGTGCTTAAATATATTTCAAAAACAGAAGGTGAAGGTTTTAAAGACTCTGCAGTATCAAGAATTATTAGCAGTTCCTTTCATGCAAAAAGACGTTACGAAGAAATGGAAGAAGTTATTGAAACACTTTCTGAAAGCGAAGATCCAAAAATGAGTAAGGCTGCACAGGATTTCTTCAAAACACTCTATGAAAATTTAGGTGAACTTGAAAAAAGACCTGAAAATTACGCTGAAATATTTGACATGATAAGAAAAAGAAGTAAAAAAAAAGAACAGTGCCATTATTCAGCAAAATAATGGGTAAAATCGTCTGCATCCATTTCTATAAACCACTGACCATTGGAAGTCATTATCGGGGTTCTTGTAAGGACCAGGGGGAGCAGTTCTGATTCTTCATTGTTATTAGTTTCCATTTTACTGCTTATTACATCCAGAGCGCTTGCCATAAACTCTCTTGAATTAAATCCTAATAAAATATCTCTAACGTCCATTCCAACTTTATCAGAAGCGTCAGGATTCTTTGCAATCTCTACGCTTTTTAAATTACTGAAAACTCTTACTGCAATTGCTTTAAGTTCATTATCTGTCATAATAATCACCAAATTAACTTCTTATCTAAATAGTTTCAAACTAATATATAAAAGTAACTTATTTTAGGAATGTTTAATTTAACTTATCCAATAAAGTTCAATCTTCTCTTGATTATTTTTAAATTACACTAATTTCAGTTTCTAAATTTAAATCTCTTTTCATTACTTTTCACATACTCTTACAAAATTCTTTATTATGAAGATCCAACATAGAAATAAGAAAAGTTATGGCTAATAGTTTTAACAGGATAAATCAGTGGGATAAGTGAGATAAAAATGCGTTCAAAACAGGGAATAGCAAACCTCCCCCTACACGGAGGTCACGCACCGAGATGGCTCTTTAACAGAATGGTTAAGTTAGCTGGGAGTATACTGGACGTTATTTTATATGAATACAGTGCTGACGAATTTTTAAGACGAATTTCAGATCCTCACTGGTTCCAGGCATTTTCATGTGTGATTGGATTTGACTGGCATTCTTCAGGAACCACGACCACGACCTGTGGTGCGTTAAAGCTTGCAATTGATCCGCAAGAACACGGAATCATGATTGCAGGGGGGAAAGGTAAAAATTCAAGAAAAACACCTTTGGATATTGAAACATCCGCTGATTTTTTCTCCTTATCTTCAAAAAAGATTGATGAACTTAAATATTCAAGCCGTATTTCAGCAAAGATAGATAATTCATGTATTCAGGACGGTTACAGCTTATATCACCACTCATTCTTTTTTACAGAAGATGGTAACTGGGCAGTTGTGCAGCAGGGATTAAATAATGAAAATAGCTATGCCCGACGTTATCACTGGCTTTCTGAGTCCATTGATAAAGTTATAGAAGAACCACACAGTGCAATCTGCTGTGATGAGTCCAATTCAGACACACTGAATATGACATCAGATCAAAGTAATGAGGCAAGGAATATAAGTGTAGACCTTATATGCGATAATCCTGATCATTTAAAGCCCTACTTTAAAAATAAATCTCAAACACTGCTTACAGACTTTCTTGACATATCAGTGCGTTTAGATATCTCTAAAAATTTTAAAGAGATGAAAATGCCAGGACACCATCCTGTGCTTGACGTGGATATGAGTAAAAACGAATTCAAAGTTTTAAAAAAGGCATACGAGCTGCAACCTGAAAATTATGAAGAATTAATCTCGCTTGAAGGAATAGGGCCCAAAAAAATAAGGGCACTGGCTTTAATTTCTGATCTGGTTTATGGATCTGAGCCAAGCTGGAGAGATCCTGTTAAATACAGCTTCACCCACGGTGGGAAGGACGGTTTTCCTTATCCAGTTGATAGGGAAGTTTACGATCACTCTATCCATGCTTTAAAAGAAGCATTAGATGAAGCTAAACTGGATAAAAAAGATAAGTATAATGCGATTAAAAGATTGGAATCATTTATTAGTGTGAATGAGTGTTAATAAAGAAGGATCAGTGCCGTTTAAATTTCAACGATGTTTTTTTGAATCCAAAAAAGAATTGTTTGTCATCCCATAGCCACTCCTTTGTGAAAATAATCACATTACTTTGGGGGATTGATATATGGTTGTGATTATTAGAATAATAATAGAATAATCTAAATCTGGTGAAAGAATGGCAAGAGTTATAGTAGTAGCTTCTGGAAAGGGTGGTGTTGGAAAGACTACAATCGCTGCAAACCTTGGAATAGCGTTATCTCTACATCAAGAAGATGTTGTAGTTTTAGATCTGGATATAGCAATGGCAAATTTAGAACTAATTCTTGGTCTTGAAGATAAACCTGTTACTTTACAGGAAGTACTTTCAGGGCGGGACATAATCCATAATGCAATTTATGAAGGCCCGGGAGGTGTTAAAATTGTTCCATCTGGCCTGTCGCTTTACGGTTTAAAAGATATGAAACTGGAAAGACTTGAAGAAACACTGGCCTCTTTAACTGAAAATATTGACATACTTCTAATTGATGCGCCAGGAGGGCTTGAAAGAGATGCTCTGGCTGCACTGGAAGTGTCAAATGAATTAATTCTTGTAACTACTCCTGAAATTACATCCCTGAGTGATGCTTTAAAAACAAAGATTGTGGCAGAAAAGTTAGGTATAGATGTCCTTGGAGTGGTTATTAACAGAAGAATGTCTGATAATACATTTTTAACAGCCTCTGAAATTGAGTTAATTCTTGATGTCCCTGTGCTTTCAACAATACCCGAGGATCAAAAACTAAATATTGCATCTGCTTCTGGAAGTTCCATTTTACTGGATCATCCTAATTCTGATACCTCAAAAACATTGATGAACCTTGCAGCAATAATAATAGGAAAATACTCCTGTGAAAATGATTTAACCGGTAAAGGAATAGTCACTAAATTTCTTCAAAGCATTTATAGCAAATATATTAATGTAAACAGGTCATGATCATTTAATCTTTTTTTAAAGTGTATTTCAAATAATTCAGTGTCCAATTTTTAAGACATTACTGATTAAAATTTATTAATAAGCTAACTATATATACCTCCTCTGCAACATGGTTATTAAATAATTGAACAAAAGAAATGTTTTATTATCTCTATGTACAAAATAGAAAAAGATCAGGTGTTAATACTGATTTAA
It includes:
- a CDS encoding DUF763 domain-containing protein, which translates into the protein MRSKQGIANLPLHGGHAPRWLFNRMVKLAGSILDVILYEYSADEFLRRISDPHWFQAFSCVIGFDWHSSGTTTTTCGALKLAIDPQEHGIMIAGGKGKNSRKTPLDIETSADFFSLSSKKIDELKYSSRISAKIDNSCIQDGYSLYHHSFFFTEDGNWAVVQQGLNNENSYARRYHWLSESIDKVIEEPHSAICCDESNSDTLNMTSDQSNEARNISVDLICDNPDHLKPYFKNKSQTLLTDFLDISVRLDISKNFKEMKMPGHHPVLDVDMSKNEFKVLKKAYELQPENYEELISLEGIGPKKIRALALISDLVYGSEPSWRDPVKYSFTHGGKDGFPYPVDREVYDHSIHALKEALDEAKLDKKDKYNAIKRLESFISVNEC
- a CDS encoding thioredoxin family protein, with amino-acid sequence MQKSAVIIGIIIILAIAAYVASAPKSQKNVEIQNSSVKWYTDLNSAFEDSKKTDKTVFVYFYTAWCSACRVFDENTLSDPEVQDKLSKNYISVKIDLDKNPQLASDYKIYSIPTLVFLNQEGSEIKRYEGYIDSKGLLNQL
- the minD gene encoding cell division ATPase MinD: MARVIVVASGKGGVGKTTIAANLGIALSLHQEDVVVLDLDIAMANLELILGLEDKPVTLQEVLSGRDIIHNAIYEGPGGVKIVPSGLSLYGLKDMKLERLEETLASLTENIDILLIDAPGGLERDALAALEVSNELILVTTPEITSLSDALKTKIVAEKLGIDVLGVVINRRMSDNTFLTASEIELILDVPVLSTIPEDQKLNIASASGSSILLDHPNSDTSKTLMNLAAIIIGKYSCENDLTGKGIVTKFLQSIYSKYINVNRS
- a CDS encoding DUF1932 domain-containing protein, translating into MKVGFLGFGEVASTLSAGLLKNGVEVSTCIEKRSPRTQRLAQETGLNLCGSNRELAENSDILISAVTPGAAIRTAKVVGKYVNGVYVDINNISPVTAKKALSFIKNGKTVDASIIGSVRTGLNVQIIASGRFAHEFTRLNNYGMNIDVIGTEIGQASALKMLRSSFTKGISALLFETLYSAYSIGIDKEVLKYISKTEGEGFKDSAVSRIISSSFHAKRRYEEMEEVIETLSESEDPKMSKAAQDFFKTLYENLGELEKRPENYAEIFDMIRKRSKKKEQCHYSAK
- a CDS encoding cytochrome c biogenesis CcdA family protein, which produces MDIGPLISFFAGIASVLSPCVIPLIPVVIGYSLLEKKTSQIIAFVLGFFLIFTVIIFLTAVFTAAVNFYLYYFRVLAAIIIILIGIYFILNKKFFNISYEPVKHGNKDVQSFLMGFLTSLAWSPCYSSYLIAIIAYSASSGDILYSSMNLTLFAAGFSLTLFIISLLASKINLSRLIEYSNYIRIVSGLIILIAGIYMLQLLI